CAGGAACCCATAAAACATCTGCTGGATGTCAGCAGTGGTTGCAATGAGTTCTTTCCTAAACCGAATCAGGACACCAAGGAGGGTGTTATTGAGATCAGGGCCCGTTAATAACACTGAATTGAGTGACACGCCAGACTGCTCGGCACTGGAGTCAAAGACCACCCGTATCTGACCGGGCTTCTGGGGATGATATACGCCGAAAATAGGCAGGTACCAGCACTCAGTGTTATCATCAATGGGTGGAGCAATCTCTGCATGgttgtttttaaacagtttgtCCATAAATTCTGAGAACTGCTCTTTCATTTGAGGGTTTTTGGTTAAGTTGCGTCTCAGTGAGTTAAGTCTAGACAGCGCTTGGTCTCTGTTATTTGGAAGTGGCAAGCGAGGGGACTTGAATGGTAAAGGAGCAATCCAGTTATTGTTTCCATCCTGGTGGACTTCCTTTTCCATTATCTTAAGGAAGGTCTCATCCTCAAAGGACAGGGCATGCTGGTTGTCATATTCTGTGCGCTCAAAAACTTTCTCTCCAAGCTTTTCTTCTGCTGCATTGGGTTTTGAACTGCGTTTTAAGAAGCTACTCTTGTGCTCCCCGCCATAGCATGGTTTTTCTTTGATCTTCATGCTGTTAGGACAAGGAGTGAGGAGAGATGGACGTCCGTTGGAGAGCACGTGAGTTTTATAGGCATTGACCGTTGCCCTGTGAGCATTGAGGCATACTTCCCCCACGATTACCCAGCCTAGGTCTAGGCGCTGAGCAAAGGGAGCGTTGTGGGGTCCATTGACTTGTTGTCGTGCCTTGTGGACTTGTATGATGTCTCTGCCCAGTAAAACTGCAATCTGGGCAGCTGGGTCGTGCTTAGGTATCAGAGGAGCCAGATGTTTCAAGTGGGCATGGGCAAGAGCGACTTCAGGTGTAGGTATTTCGTCTCTGTTAAATACTATCTCATCACATTCAATGAGAGGAGGAAGGTCTAGACGTAGGCCTTCACCTACAGGCTCAATTTGGAACCCCACTGCTTTCCTGCCGAGCATTTGAGTTAAACCAGCACACGTTCTCATATGGTATGTCAGAGGGCTACCCTTGATTCCAAATAGCTCAAAGAATTCAGGACGTGCCAGCGAGCAATTGCTCTGATCATCAAGAATGGCGTACATCTTAACTGACCGTTCTGGTTGACCTTTAGGGAAAACTCGAACTAGACATACCTTGGAGCAAGAACGCGGAGGACAGCCTTCACCACAGATCTCAGTGCATCGTGACGTTACCTTGGGTAGAGTGTTGTCTTGAGGCTGAGGCTCTGGTTCAGGTGCATTTTCTGGCTGGGGTTTTTGACCCGTGTCAGGGTGCATGGCAGAGCAATGTTTTTCACTTTGGCACTCCTCACACTTGACCTTCAGGTCGCAGACCTTTATTGTGTGCATGGGAGAACAACAGCGAAAACATCGTTTGTGTTCTTTGAGTATGTTTCGTCTTTCTTGTAGTGGTTTGATCCGGAAAGCTCTACATTTGGCTAGAGGATGCGTTTTCTTGTGGACTGGACAATAACGTGTTAGATCATCCTCTCTGATACTAGCAGAAGCACTTGTATCAACCTCTGTTCTGTTTACAGTTAGAGGTGATTTGTAGCTAGTTTGTTTGAATGGTGGTCTCTCACCTTTGTTGAGGGGTTGACTGCTGCATGACGCAAAACTTGGATCGTTTCTCGCTTTTGCCTCCTCCTGGACAAACTTTACAAAGTATGAGAATGGAGGGAACGTcacattatatttttgtttgtattttgaacCAGTGTGGAGCCATTTATCTTGTAAGCTTGGAGGCAGCTTCTCCACTATGGGCTTAACCCCACGTGGTGTGTCAAGGTAAGCGAGGCCTGGGAGGTAGGCTTCGTCTTTAGCAACCTGCAGCTCTAGGAGCAAATCTCCCAGTTCCCTAAGTTTAACATTGTCTCTGTTTGTAAGGCGAGGAAAACTGTCCAGTTTTTTAAACAGGGCATTCTCTACTACTTCAGGTGTAGCATAACACTCCTCCAGCCTATCCCATGACAACTGGAAGGCAGCTTTGGGGTTACTGGTATAAACAGCCCGGATTCTTTTAACATGCTCTGAGGACTCTTTACCGAGCCACTTGACTAGGAGATCTAACTGCTGGCTGTATGTAAGATCAATGCCTCCAGTTGCATTTAAGAATGAAGACTGCCATGCTCTAAAATTTTCAGGGGTGTCATCAAACTTAAAGAGCCCTGTTGTGATTAACTCTCTGCGTGCAAGGAACCTAGCAAAGTCGGCCATAGGTGCATCACTATTGTGAGGAGCATGGTGACTGTTCGGCTCGACATACTCTCTTGGTGGGCCAAAAGTTTCCTCCTCTATGTACATTTTTGAGAGTACAGATGGAGAGGAGGTTGGTTTCCTAGGAGTGAATGATGGTGCCTTTGCTGTCAGTTCGACTTGAGGTGTTGCTTCTTCAGCCGGATGTGACTTTAGCTGGCTTTGATGTTGCACGTACTCCATAGTTCTCTGTCTGGTAACTTGTGGTGGGACtgaactttttaaactttctccTTGCTCTTGTTCAACAGCTGCGGCAGCTTCTAGAACCTCTGCTTTCGCAGTAGCGGCTGCAGCTTTTTTCTCTAACTCTAACATCTGTAAATCCATTTCCAGATTTGCTTGCTGCTTTTTAATTTCCAATTGTCTCCTACTGTACAAGGCTTTGGCGTTTGTAGCTTCAGCAGAAGCTCTTGCAAAGATGGCTGCTTCCAATACACTGGACCTTGAGGACAACTTGGAAGATGAGCGCTTGGAGCCAGAGTGTTTGGATCGGGAGCTAGCCTCTGATGATGCTTTGTCTCCTGAGTTAGCCATTTCTTCTGCCTTCTCCCCGTGGGCATCCATCGCTGTGGCAAAAACTTTATCTTCCACCAACTGCTGACTTGGCTTTTCACTGTACTGTTATCGCTACGTGTTGGATACACTGTGTATGTTAACGCAGGTCAACAGCAAGCCAAACTCAATTTTCATGAGCCAGGAAACTGAGCGTCTTGCTCCTTTATTACGGTCTTCTCGACAGCTTACAATCTTTTACAATTGTGGCTTGAATAGCTCGATGAAAGTGCTGAgtgaaactaaaaaaataaaccagaaaataaaatatcatttaGCTCTTTGACATGTgaaataaatgcacaaaaagAAATATCTAGTGATAGAAAACATGTATCAAAGTTAGTCTTAGCTGCTAAGCAATGACAAACAGTAGTTTTAGCAATCctctgatatgcaaattaggtcGCTAGCATCATTGCTATGTTAATAGACCATGCTCTAAGCAAAATCCGCTTCTGGGATAAGGCTAATTCCTGGTACAAACACATTCACCAAAAACGATCTCTAAATCAGCTGttataaacatataaacaaaCCAGAACATGTAATAAACTTACAGCCATTGCTTTCGATGGTGTATATAAAGATTCAGGGCACAGGAGATGAAGTTTAAACACGGATAGGCAGGCTTTCTGTACAATGCTTTTTCCCAACTGAATGCAGCTTCCgcttcccacaatgcattgcgaaCACAGACTACTCCTTCAAAATAAGATACAGAAAAACTAATGCTGACtgtatagaaaatattttttaactaAATGACTCTCTTTTTTAACATAAATTACCACAGATgaaatatgacatttttatcaCTAAATTATTATGaatcatttttaatcttttacttGGGACAGAACAAGCTGTGTCTTCCATATCACATCACAGCCCTGCACAACAGGATATTAAACTGCCAAATAAATGGACCAAAGGGCATAATTAGTAGCCTAAATAAATATGGGGTCACAAAGATGTATTCCTTCACACCAACCTCCACATATACCTACAATTTGCACTCGTAATATCTCAATTTGTAAATCACTTTGGACCGTGGTGAGAAAAAGTCATTCGGACTGTTTATTAAGCTTGTGAGTAATACTTTCAAAAACTCCCACAATTCACACACAGCAGTCTGCTGGTGCCAAGCCTAAGTGAAAAACAGCATGAGAAAATGGAAGTACTGCAGGCCAGAGATTGGAACCATTGAATAGATGAAAGGCAAGAAGTTGAACAAGCTATCCAAAAGATCTTATCAGTGCATGTTGCTCAACATCCACAATGCCTGCTCAGAACTGTGTTAGTCACAAAAAATTTGGGCAAGATCCACAGGACCAAGAGCATGTGCAGCCTATTCAACTAAATCGTTTGCCAGCAATATTTGTATAGCACAATGTCATCctgtaaaatgttttgttaCCAGTGACAAAAACACTGGGACTGGAACTTTCCATTCACATTAAAATTCCCATTCATAACAAACTACTGTGCAAAGCTGCCCCCGACTGTAAACAAAACTGGACAGTAAAGTCCATCACTGTGTTCTTATCAGTGCTACCACCTGTACAAAGACGAGTGGCTTGACAGTATGAATAGAGGTACAGAGGGCCAAATGCTGAGACCTAAAAATTATAAAAGGCTTCAGCAATTCATTTGACCTTTCGAGCCCTCTGACAGCCTGCTAACCAGAATCAATTGCCTCCTAGCCAGCATGTTGCTCAATCACAGCCTGGATGTCTGGCTGCATTAGCTGATGAAGTAAACAACCTTCCTCTGCTGCAATAGCATTAAACagtgtaaaacaaaaacctgcAACGTTGCATCCTGAACCTTATTTTCTCTTCTCGTGTGCCCTAAGTATCCAGCCACAAAGCACTGCTCATTTTATCCATAACCTAAATACTTCATTTTGAGGGCACAGACTTACATGTAACAATTTTAAACAGTAAAATTATGAAAAATTGCAAAGAGAAGTTTCCTGACTTTCATAGGAGTATGTGATATAAAGTATGTTTATAGCATTATACTCAAAAAAATATGTATGCCCAAAATTCAGATTTTAAATCATTTGATTACATGTCaaatttacatgtttttttgctTTACATGTTAAATTTAGTGGCATCTGTTCAAATGAAACATACATTCACTTTATAGTAGGCACATTTTccttaatgattaattatttaaacaaacgcaccattatttttaaatattttggctGCATTTTATGCAACGTTATTGTGTCATGTTCATGAGGGCAAGGATCATTTTTGAGTGCAATAATTGATTATCTGTATCAAAGTATGTATACTGAACAGAGATACTAGTTGTACAGATAAGTACCTCAATAAGCTTTCATTAATGTAAAAGAATAAtcattgtttttatcttttagtAAAAGTTCAAAGTAACAATCTTTTAACACAGCTCAATGTTGTGGCCATTTTCCTCACCATAGTATCAAACATAGTGTtgaatatcaatattttttcatatatTGTATCAAAATTAGTTGATTCTGTCACAACACCAAAGTAAATAACATGCAACAATAAAACTAGCGTGAGAATCTATTTGACCTCTATAATAATGCATGTGATACATTGTAGGTCAACATGCTGATGAACAGACACAACAGCCATGAGATTAAGGTTCATGTCAGTTGTACTCTTTTTACATAATGCTGACGCCATGCCAACCTCATCAGCATGGCTTTTTACATAATACATTAAGTTCATTAGCCTCATCCGATGGAGCAGTCTGTTTTTCACATCTATTAATCTTGCATAAATTATAGGGCACTAATTTCACACAAGGTGAACACTGCCTAGTAGACTCTAATGAGAATATGAACGTATTTACAAACACTTtgtgagaaaagaaaagttgtGAAACAACAGAAATCCAATATATACTATGTATTCTGCTCCTGCACAGTTATGGAGGTACCACAACTTTAAGCTGAAAAATTGTCCTCGGGATCAGCTGTAGCAACAGGTAAAGCAATTCTTCCACACTTATAACTCCGTGTGTAGGTTGTGAACAGAATGCAGAATATTATATAACAGCGAtgcaataatgaaaaaaaaacacttctgcTAACCTTTCTTCATCCtgttttttcactcactatgaaAGATGTTTATGTTGTTTCCCCCAACAGCAGCACTGAATAATCACTGACAGATCTATGTCGCATCACTGACAAACCAGATAAACCTCACCAAAAGCAGCTGGTCGTGAACCCTTGTCTGTCACGTTCACGAGAAAGGCCATGAGCTGCAATTATAGTCTAAACAGCACTGTATTTTAACTTTTGGACAGTCAGATCAGCAAGAGCAGATGTATACTTTAACATTTGTCTCAGTCATGCTGACCACTGTGTAATGCCAAAACAACCAGTATTTCCCAAGTCTTaacagcagagggcagccaaGGACAACTTAACAGCCTTCAAGCATCAAACACCATCCACCTGTTCTAAAAGGTCAGAGAACAGAGTGCCTACCAGCATTGACTATGGCATCCACTTCCAAGACGGTAATATCTCCTTTGTAAAGAGATACTTTATCACTCAGACCTCCTCCGCCCGTCACCTCCTTCCCATCTTCTTGGTCATCACctgaaataagaaaacaaagactGTAAGGATCACTTTGTCAATGATTCCAGTGTCCTATACATCAATACtcacatttttattctatttgtaGAAGCTGTCTAAAAATACTTGTGTGATGCAGTGTGTAGTATTGATTTTTGTTGTGAACCAGTTAAGTACAGTGGACAAGCAAGACGAGTTACTTATAACCATTTCACAGTGtctattaataataaaaatcaacaGCTTTCCttgatgcagatttttttgttatAATCAATTTAAAAGCCTGTGTTGGTTTTTATTAGCAATGAGTTTTGCTTCTTGCTTCACATACAGCATACACAGTCACATACTGAATGACAGGTCGATTTATAATATTAACATATTAAGCCTTCCATTAACTCTTATCTTCAactttaaaatgacatttttttacatAACAAAtggcttatttttttaaatgtgccatTTAAAGGTAGCTTCGTACATTAAGAAAATATAATCCAGCTTTCTGAATCTAAATGAGTTCTGCTTATTATTTCTGACACTATTACAGGGTAATCCATCACGCTGTTTCacaattaaaaaattatttctcaTAATCTTTCACTTGCATCTCTATTTTACATCATATTTTGATATGCTTTGTGAATTGTAATGTTAATTAAATACACTAATTCCAACTTTAAATCAATACAATTCCTGTCCAAGTAACTGAATATGGGAAAATATACTTCACTGGACAATTTTTTAGGTATACCTGTTTAACTGTTTGTTAATGTAACTATCTAATTAGCCACTCAGAAACTAGATAAGATTCTGCATGTAGAGATGGTTGAGACAACCTGCTAAAGTTAAAACTGAGCATCAGGATGGGAAAGACTCTGAACAGAATCTTACAAAGAACTGtcaggaaaagagaaaatgagtCCAGAAGGTAACAGCAACTTAAATGACCAATTGTAGTAAttaaggtatgcagaagagtatCTTTGACAACACAACACTTTAAATTTttaagcagcagcagaagaccacaccggttgccacttctgtcagctaagaacagggaATTAAGCCAAAACTTCTGTTTTTATAGAGCTGGCTAAACATGTGATGATCACCCACTAAattgcatttgattagcagtcGCTGGCTGATCCTTACTCTCTCAATTGCTATGGAAGCAATAAAGGTGTGCTACAATGCATTTCCATTTTGGCATCATTCTTACTCACAGCAGTAACCCCACCACTTCACTTTACCTTTTTGGCCAGATTAAGAAACCATTCACACCCTTTTAGCAATAATTTTTTAAAGGAAAGGGGTCTGTGACATCACTATTTTGCCACAAGTTCTTGCACAACGTTGTCTTTCTGCCTCTGCTCTGTTCAGCAAGTGACAGAGCACCAAAGTTTCAGCTATCAATGAAGAGCAGTAGTCCACAGTTTGAGATACAAGACTAAGTAACATACTGTTGTTTACAAATGTCTCTTTCAATTGATTAATGTTCATGTAGCACAGCCATTTTCAGGGTTAATTTTGTTACAGCTATATAATCCAACACCAGTTTCTCATTTAGGTTTTGAAATggtcaacaaataaaaaagatagataatacatatattttagataagTGAAATTATGAAAATACAGCTGTTCAGCTTAAATTTTT
The Pelmatolapia mariae isolate MD_Pm_ZW linkage group LG13, Pm_UMD_F_2, whole genome shotgun sequence DNA segment above includes these coding regions:
- the LOC134640370 gene encoding uncharacterized protein LOC134640370 is translated as MDAHGEKAEEMANSGDKASSEASSRSKHSGSKRSSSKLSSRSSVLEAAIFARASAEATNAKALYSRRQLEIKKQQANLEMDLQMLELEKKAAAATAKAEVLEAAAAVEQEQGESLKSSVPPQVTRQRTMEYVQHQSQLKSHPAEEATPQVELTAKAPSFTPRKPTSSPSVLSKMYIEEETFGPPREYVEPNSHHAPHNSDAPMADFARFLARRELITTGLFKFDDTPENFRAWQSSFLNATGGIDLTYSQQLDLLVKWLGKESSEHVKRIRAVYTSNPKAAFQLSWDRLEECYATPEVVENALFKKLDSFPRLTNRDNVKLRELGDLLLELQVAKDEAYLPGLAYLDTPRGVKPIVEKLPPSLQDKWLHTGSKYKQKYNVTFPPFSYFVKFVQEEAKARNDPSFASCSSQPLNKGERPPFKQTSYKSPLTVNRTEVDTSASASIREDDLTRYCPVHKKTHPLAKCRAFRIKPLQERRNILKEHKRCFRCCSPMHTIKVCDLKVKCEECQSEKHCSAMHPDTGQKPQPENAPEPEPQPQDNTLPKVTSRCTEICGEGCPPRSCSKVCLVRVFPKGQPERSVKMYAILDDQSNCSLARPEFFELFGIKGSPLTYHMRTCAGLTQMLGRKAVGFQIEPVGEGLRLDLPPLIECDEIVFNRDEIPTPEVALAHAHLKHLAPLIPKHDPAAQIAVLLGRDIIQVHKARQQVNGPHNAPFAQRLDLGWVIVGEVCLNAHRATVNAYKTHVLSNGRPSLLTPCPNSMKIKEKPCYGGEHKSSFLKRSSKPNAAEEKLGEKVFERTEYDNQHALSFEDETFLKIMEKEVHQDGNNNWIAPLPFKSPRLPLPNNRDQALSRLNSLRRNLTKNPQMKEQFSEFMDKLFKNNHAEIAPPIDDNTECWYLPIFGVYHPQKPGQIRVVFDSSAEQSGVSLNSVLLTGPDLNNTLLGVLIRFRKELIATTADIQQMFYGFLVRPDHRDYLRFLWHKDNDLSKEVQEYRMRVHVFGNSPSPAVAIYCLRRAIQEGKAKFGADTSHFVERHFYVDDGLISVPTESAAIDLLKRTCASLAESNLKLHKIASNSVSVMQAFKPEDLASGIKDLSLGDDTLPAQRSLGMCWDINTDSFTFKVAVNDKPYTRRGVLSVINSIFDPLGLASPVTIKGRLLLRKMSNGVQDWDASLPQEEMDAWETWKMSLQDLSSLRVPRCYVPASLSKSTYTELCVFSDASSWAIAAVAYLKTVNAEGKCEVGFVLGKAKLSPQPEPTIPRLELCGAVLAVEMAELILDELDHKPNTVKFYCDSRVVLGYICNDSKRFYVYVHNRVHRIRQSTSPEQWHYVTSEQNPADLATRSVPASQLMDTMWFKGPDFLYKLHEPETHESFELVEPEVDAEIRQVGTFVTQIQKSGLTPERFQRFSSWTSLVRAIAFLVHQARSHSSSNSSNHSCRGWHRCREPRTPEEMDAASNLILQSVQKDAFPDEYAALQNSQTIHSSSPIVALDPFLDEGLIKVGGRLKHASLDPTLKNPKILPSKHHVSKLLVLHYHAKVVHQGRQFTESAVRQAGLWIVGCKRLVSSIIHRCVTCKKLRGKLQTQKMADLPPERLETCPPFSYVGLDVFGPWSVVTRRTRGGAAQSKRWAILFTCMTTRGVHIEVIESMDTCSCINAIRRFFAIRGPAKQMRSDRGTNFIAASVELGMAQPNKNPPNIVNHLHANGCTWEFNPPHASHMGGVWERMIGVTRRILDSMLLQNKHTRLTHEVLCTLMAEVSSIINARPLVPISTDPSSPFILCPAMILTQKQGIPSPPGDFCGKDLLKNQWKQVQALANGFWSRWRNEYLNTLQSRRKWHGTHRNLQSGDIVLLKHNQAPRNEWTMAIITATFPSSDGKVRKVEVRTSSQGVSKTYLRPISDVVVLLEKEMTDKK